One genomic region from Candidatus Rokuibacteriota bacterium encodes:
- a CDS encoding elongation factor Tu, with the protein MVMPGDNVTMTIELIQPVAMEKELRFAIREGGRTVGAGVVAEIAE; encoded by the coding sequence AGATGGTGATGCCGGGGGACAACGTGACGATGACGATCGAGCTGATCCAGCCGGTGGCGATGGAGAAGGAGCTGCGGTTCGCGATCCGCGAGGGCGGGCGCACCGTGGGCGCCGGCGTCGTCGCGGAGATCGCGGAGTAG